In the Candidatus Cloacimonas acidaminovorans str. Evry genome, one interval contains:
- a CDS encoding T9SS type A sorting domain-containing protein, translated as MKHILTVILVGITTLLMAQYELPFGNIRHSSRDENGYIHLRWEDLSEGTLNPEFYYSANDAPWQNSTIYDISAGEKEALAPYSFNQKLRYRLHYSVEEMGETIAMMHSAYWDSDTFPPQLNKMAYIATDAEGDSVTVYSQNLDLRESYTAISSDKIYFTMKNCSGSFPIMNSLTSYNVYLAVLGNITSLIDSVGYAMVYSFNIPGLISSGLYKVGYDSSTQQPVFTRLGNVQSQVSGGALHLACNISDLTADPNFGALPDAIMMLGLTLKVDIDLANLEPQIGLGDYSTPAFIIFQDNYYQVSQNTLPVCTFNGYNPSTGILLIDYWDADADFPLISEAILSDGTILQFLPTGLDYSFPVTYTLQLPVIEVDSLIWRFSDNGFDIVQDVVHFVGNQDSYLIPSLLSCTMPNPVYSLPVNINLKGLCNCPVSIEIYNIKGQKVTELNQPPTGNSELNINWKGMVSGKQLSSGVYFMIVENGKQTLKRKFVVAK; from the coding sequence ACTTAAGCGAAGGGACATTAAATCCGGAGTTTTATTATAGTGCCAATGATGCGCCCTGGCAGAATTCAACTATTTATGATATATCTGCAGGAGAAAAGGAAGCATTGGCACCCTATAGTTTTAATCAGAAATTGCGTTACCGTCTTCATTATAGCGTTGAAGAAATGGGTGAAACCATCGCTATGATGCATTCTGCTTATTGGGATAGTGATACTTTTCCTCCACAATTAAATAAAATGGCTTATATAGCTACAGATGCAGAAGGGGATAGTGTAACGGTATATTCTCAAAATCTGGATTTACGGGAGTCCTACACTGCAATTAGTTCCGATAAAATATATTTTACAATGAAGAACTGCAGCGGTAGTTTTCCGATAATGAATTCACTAACCAGTTACAATGTATATCTTGCCGTGTTGGGCAATATTACCTCGTTGATAGATAGTGTAGGTTATGCGATGGTCTATAGTTTTAATATTCCCGGTTTAATTTCCAGCGGGTTGTATAAAGTTGGTTATGATTCTTCCACACAACAACCTGTTTTTACGCGTTTAGGCAATGTTCAAAGTCAAGTTTCGGGAGGAGCTTTACATCTTGCCTGTAATATTAGTGATTTAACTGCCGATCCAAATTTTGGTGCTTTACCGGATGCTATAATGATGTTAGGGCTTACGCTGAAAGTAGATATAGATTTAGCAAATTTGGAACCACAGATTGGGCTTGGCGATTATAGCACTCCTGCCTTTATTATCTTTCAGGATAATTATTATCAGGTGAGCCAGAATACACTTCCTGTTTGCACTTTCAATGGTTACAATCCCTCAACGGGAATTTTACTGATTGATTATTGGGATGCGGATGCGGATTTTCCTCTAATAAGTGAAGCTATCTTATCGGATGGCACAATATTGCAATTTTTACCTACAGGCCTGGATTATTCTTTCCCTGTAACTTACACTTTACAGTTACCTGTTATAGAAGTTGATTCTCTTATTTGGCGGTTTAGTGATAACGGTTTTGATATAGTTCAGGATGTGGTTCATTTTGTTGGAAATCAAGATAGTTACCTTATTCCTTCTTTATTATCCTGCACTATGCCTAATCCGGTTTATTCTTTGCCGGTAAATATTAATTTGAAGGGCTTGTGTAACTGTCCTGTAAGCATAGAAATTTATAATATTAAAGGACAAAAAGTGACAGAACTAAATCAGCCCCCAACCGGAAACAGCGAATTAAATATCAATTGGAAAGGAATGGTCTCCGGAAAACAATTATCTTCAGGAGTATATTTTATGATAGTAGAAAACGGAAAACAGACGCTTAAGCGCAAATTTGTGGTGGCAAAGTAA
- the obgE gene encoding GTPase ObgE: MFIDYARIKIKSGNGGDGTISFRREKYVPKGGPDGGDGGRGGDVIAIGDSNLNTLLDYRYHKIFKAGNGKPGAGAKKTGSSGANCILHLPLGTEIYVLEENKKYKLADITQAGEKVILSAGGSGGKGNYNFATPTNQAPRIATPGVKTEEMELELVLKLMADVGLVGFPNAGKSTLLSVLSSARPKIADYEFTTLEPMLGVVYISDYQNFVMADIPGIIKGAHLGKGLGDQFLRHIQRTHLLLFLIDIATPDPLEAYRTLRSELYLYDSFMDKKPHLIVISKTDTLSPEDLKQKLTEIRNAFKKEYNDEIFAISAVSKDGLDELKYKIYNILQQSR, encoded by the coding sequence ATGTTTATTGACTACGCCCGAATAAAAATCAAATCCGGAAACGGAGGTGATGGCACAATTAGTTTCAGACGCGAAAAATATGTTCCCAAAGGTGGTCCTGATGGAGGAGATGGAGGAAGGGGAGGAGATGTTATTGCTATTGGAGACAGCAATTTAAATACTCTTTTGGACTATCGTTATCATAAAATTTTCAAGGCAGGAAACGGAAAACCAGGTGCCGGAGCTAAAAAAACCGGTTCTTCAGGTGCGAATTGTATTCTGCATCTTCCTTTAGGCACTGAAATTTATGTGCTTGAAGAAAACAAGAAATATAAACTGGCTGATATAACACAAGCCGGAGAAAAGGTTATTTTATCCGCAGGTGGTTCTGGAGGAAAAGGAAATTACAATTTTGCCACTCCCACAAATCAGGCACCAAGAATTGCAACTCCAGGTGTTAAAACAGAAGAGATGGAGCTGGAACTGGTTTTGAAACTGATGGCTGATGTGGGTTTAGTGGGTTTTCCCAATGCAGGTAAGTCCACTCTTTTAAGTGTGTTATCTTCAGCTCGTCCTAAAATAGCGGACTATGAATTTACCACTTTGGAACCGATGCTGGGGGTTGTTTATATTAGTGATTATCAGAATTTTGTGATGGCTGATATTCCGGGAATAATTAAAGGAGCGCATTTAGGTAAGGGATTGGGAGATCAATTCTTGCGTCATATTCAGCGAACTCATCTCTTGCTTTTTTTAATTGATATTGCCACTCCCGATCCTTTGGAAGCATACAGAACTTTGAGGTCGGAGCTGTATCTTTATGATTCCTTTATGGATAAAAAACCCCATTTAATTGTAATCAGCAAAACTGATACTCTTTCTCCCGAGGACTTAAAGCAGAAATTGACGGAAATACGCAATGCCTTCAAAAAGGAATATAATGATGAAATTTTTGCCATTTCCGCAGTCAGCAAAGACGGTTTAGATGAACTTAAATACAAAATTTACAATATATTACAGCAGAGCCGTTAG